The Paenibacillus tianjinensis genome has a window encoding:
- the sleB gene encoding spore cortex-lytic enzyme, with translation MRKHNQWIFVLLTLALAAAPFAGLFFKDHGVYANPRQAASVMTVSEEEVLPAFGTTPLKVGSSGQDVYELQGRLKHLGYYAGKIDSQFGTKTKNAVTWFQWKFGIKADGVVGAKTKLKLYNATKAWKPTEPSTTTAKKNTANSNTATADSGKKNTTAELSSGNTMGLSENDLKIMANAVYGESRGEPFEGQVAVAAVILNRVKSPSFPNTPSGVIFQPGAFTAVADGQIYLEPNEQARKAVQQALNGWDPSGGCLYYFNPKTATSKWIWSRPQVKTIGEHIFCM, from the coding sequence ATGAGAAAACATAATCAGTGGATTTTTGTCTTACTGACCCTGGCACTGGCAGCCGCACCGTTTGCGGGGTTATTCTTTAAGGATCACGGCGTATATGCCAATCCCCGGCAAGCTGCATCTGTTATGACTGTTTCTGAGGAAGAGGTGCTGCCAGCCTTTGGAACTACCCCGCTGAAGGTAGGCTCATCAGGCCAAGATGTTTATGAACTGCAAGGAAGACTGAAGCACCTGGGATATTACGCAGGCAAGATAGACAGCCAGTTTGGTACAAAAACGAAAAATGCGGTTACCTGGTTCCAGTGGAAATTTGGAATTAAAGCTGATGGTGTAGTAGGGGCAAAAACAAAGCTGAAGCTGTACAATGCCACCAAAGCCTGGAAGCCGACAGAGCCTTCAACCACTACTGCTAAAAAGAATACTGCCAACAGTAACACTGCTACAGCCGATTCCGGTAAAAAGAATACTACAGCAGAGCTGTCTTCAGGCAATACGATGGGCTTATCCGAAAATGACCTGAAGATTATGGCTAATGCTGTATATGGTGAATCACGGGGTGAGCCGTTTGAAGGCCAGGTGGCGGTTGCTGCGGTTATTCTGAACCGTGTGAAATCTCCTAGCTTTCCGAATACGCCTTCCGGCGTAATCTTCCAGCCTGGAGCCTTTACGGCCGTAGCTGACGGTCAAATTTATCTGGAGCCAAATGAGCAGGCCCGTAAAGCAGTTCAGCAGGCGCTTAACGGCTGGGACCCTTCTGGCGGATGCCTGTATTATTTTAATCCTAAAACGGCTACCTCCAAATGGATATGGTCCCGTCCGCAGGTCAAAACAATCGGAGAGCATATTTTCTGCATGTAA
- a CDS encoding helix-turn-helix domain-containing protein, with amino-acid sequence MSELGRHLKEARLQKGMSLDDVQEVTKIRKKYLEAIEAGDYKVLPGSFYVRAFIKTYAEAVGVNPDELMEEHGNVPAAPVDTTLETVIQKRSRRPETERNAKWLPTVLMWTFPVLIIVVIYLYASSNMDKADPEKVDSANLTNEQQDPSKIQPSPTAVGGGIVGGEPTASEGAGAGEATATATVAPTATPIPSPSDMPVTVTEDRKSGKTTIFKVTAPTGSAVQVEIAATGVSWLEVYKGENSKGEKLSFGNTAAGDTKSFTLGAEGMYIKSGYSPATTITVNGQAITDGKTSSRLLLELDDGTSAPTNNAETTNAGTDGATEGDSSNSGE; translated from the coding sequence ATGTCGGAACTGGGTCGGCATTTGAAGGAGGCACGTCTGCAAAAAGGGATGAGTCTTGACGATGTCCAGGAAGTAACGAAAATCCGTAAGAAATATTTAGAAGCCATCGAAGCGGGGGATTACAAGGTGCTCCCGGGAAGTTTTTATGTCCGGGCCTTTATCAAAACCTATGCAGAAGCGGTCGGAGTTAATCCGGACGAGCTGATGGAGGAGCACGGCAATGTGCCTGCGGCTCCCGTGGATACAACGCTGGAGACAGTTATTCAGAAACGCAGCCGCAGACCTGAAACCGAACGGAACGCGAAGTGGCTGCCGACAGTCCTGATGTGGACTTTCCCCGTGTTGATTATCGTAGTGATTTATTTGTACGCCTCATCGAACATGGACAAGGCTGATCCTGAGAAGGTGGATTCGGCCAATCTGACGAATGAGCAGCAGGATCCCTCCAAGATTCAGCCGTCGCCAACGGCGGTGGGCGGCGGAATTGTCGGGGGCGAACCTACAGCTTCAGAGGGTGCCGGGGCGGGTGAAGCGACAGCCACAGCTACTGTAGCTCCTACAGCTACACCAATTCCTTCACCGTCTGATATGCCGGTTACGGTTACGGAGGACCGTAAATCGGGTAAAACGACGATTTTTAAAGTGACTGCTCCTACAGGCAGTGCTGTACAGGTAGAGATTGCTGCTACCGGTGTAAGCTGGCTTGAAGTATACAAAGGCGAAAATTCCAAAGGTGAGAAACTCAGCTTCGGGAATACCGCTGCAGGCGACACAAAGAGCTTTACACTTGGTGCCGAAGGAATGTATATCAAATCAGGATATTCTCCTGCGACAACTATTACGGTGAATGGACAGGCAATTACAGACGGCAAGACCTCATCACGGCTGCTGCTAGAACTGGATGACGGCACCTCCGCTCCTACTAATAATGCAGAGACTACAAACGCAGGTACCGATGGCGCTACTGAAGGTGACAGTAGCAATTCAGGTGAATAA
- the yfmF gene encoding EF-P 5-aminopentanol modification-associated protein YfmF — MRIHVLPTKAFKTFAISLYAGVPLDESTVTSTALAPFVLRRGTATYPETTQFRERLEELYGAGFGFDIYKRGDYQIVQFRMDTINDSFVQSKESLLGESFAFLGEVLTRPLLENGSFRASYVATERETVRKKLEAIVNDKIRYAAERCIEEMCRQEPYRLHPLGQRADLDGITPENLYESYTAWLNGAILDLYVVGDTTPEEVEKLVICHFGRAHKQSESYTSNFKPVTVQEVRTVEEKLDVNQGKLNMGLRTSITYKDDRYASALMYNGILGGYPHSKLFVNVREKESLAYYASSRYDGHKGIGTIQSGIETQNYGKAVDIIRKQLDELKSGNISDLELSQTKAMIRNLLSEIQDSAFELISFDFNRQLSGKDRSAQELLAEVDGIGAEEVKAAADTFQLDTIYFLTGKGE; from the coding sequence ATGCGTATCCACGTATTACCGACAAAGGCGTTTAAAACATTCGCCATCTCTCTCTATGCCGGTGTACCGCTTGATGAAAGCACGGTGACATCAACGGCACTCGCGCCTTTTGTCCTTCGCAGAGGTACGGCTACATATCCGGAAACGACACAATTCCGTGAGCGGCTGGAGGAGCTGTATGGGGCCGGATTTGGTTTCGACATCTACAAACGGGGGGACTATCAGATTGTCCAGTTCCGGATGGATACGATCAATGATTCGTTTGTGCAGAGCAAGGAGAGTCTGCTTGGCGAGTCGTTTGCTTTTCTCGGCGAGGTGCTGACCCGCCCGCTCCTGGAGAATGGAAGCTTCCGTGCCTCCTATGTTGCAACAGAGCGGGAAACGGTACGCAAGAAGCTGGAAGCGATCGTAAACGACAAAATACGTTATGCCGCCGAGCGCTGCATTGAGGAAATGTGCCGCCAGGAGCCTTACCGTCTGCATCCGCTTGGACAGAGAGCCGATCTTGACGGAATCACCCCTGAGAACCTGTATGAGTCATATACTGCATGGTTAAACGGTGCGATTCTTGATTTATATGTGGTCGGGGACACGACACCGGAAGAAGTCGAGAAACTGGTCATCTGCCATTTCGGCCGTGCACACAAGCAGAGTGAATCCTATACCTCCAACTTCAAACCGGTTACTGTACAGGAAGTTCGTACGGTGGAAGAGAAGCTGGACGTTAATCAAGGCAAGCTGAACATGGGACTTCGCACCTCAATTACCTACAAAGACGACAGATATGCTTCTGCACTGATGTACAACGGGATCCTGGGCGGTTATCCGCACTCCAAACTCTTCGTCAATGTGCGTGAGAAAGAGAGTCTGGCCTATTACGCTTCGTCCCGGTATGACGGGCATAAGGGCATTGGTACCATCCAGTCGGGTATTGAAACCCAAAACTACGGCAAGGCCGTTGATATTATCCGCAAGCAGCTCGATGAGCTGAAATCCGGAAATATCAGTGACCTTGAGCTGAGTCAGACCAAGGCGATGATCCGTAATCTGCTGTCTGAAATTCAAGACTCGGCTTTTGAACTGATTTCGTTCGATTTCAACCGCCAGTTGTCCGGAAAAGACCGTTCTGCCCAGGAGCTGCTTGCAGAGGTGGACGGCATCGGCGCGGAGGAAGTGAAGGCGGCTGCCGACACCTTCCAGCTTGATACGATTTATTTCCTGACAGGGAAGGGGGAATAG
- a CDS encoding FtsK/SpoIIIE family DNA translocase, with protein sequence MAKRKKKKKKALLGSVLKYEIYGIMLITISVIALSGEAAVGRSLSSMAGYLLGRFYFVLPLFGIIYGLMVMIHRKWPSGWNSRYTGAVLLVLSLCLMSSISAMQQKLGPISMLHPGNVLSQIHNDLSGALKPGSSDSGVYMLGKDISGGYIGALEFAALLWLFGTLGAKLIMIVMLAISFMLVTNLSYVELFALLRIRSVKLVEGIRLKAANRPAAVPIPPRSSRTGRAPVPPPAADDDEDEEDEPSLPRRSQPLFFRRIGGWLSGTSQADNRGEEDQEDESSGILLSGSGSPGLPIITGMEADRRQAHSDDLGPEFPEDDLEPVTPIIRDFFEHIRSEGLSEEERDEWGEFSPAARSGSRSPGMQGSPATAQPASGEVPEEDVTVELDGLLATAESGEPVPAPPLPPPPKPYKLPPFRLLAKPNSGGKAGDQNDYMQTARKLEATLESFGVRAKVLEVVRGPAVTRYEIQPDIGVKVSRIVNLTDDIALALAAKDIRMEAPIPGKSAIGIEVPNPEVSIVTMREVMETQIFQDAESRLSIAFGRDISGQTIVGNLAKMPHLLVAGATGSGKSVCINGIITSILYKAKPDEVKFLMVDPKMVELNVYNGIPHLLAPVVTDPKRASLALKKIVVEMEKRYELFSKSGTRNVEGYNNLMKDNPAAILPYIVVIVDELADLMMVAANDVEDAICRLAQMARAAGIHLIIATQRPSVDVITGLIKANIPSRIAFGVSSNVDSRTILDMPGAEKLLGRGDMLFLPMGASKPVRVQGAFMSDQEVEAIVQFVSSQGEAEYDESLVPEVDEMISEDQEPQDELYEQAVQIVLEAKQASVSLLQRRMRVGYTRAARLIDAMEARSVIGPYEGSKPREVLMSLEQYQHNRISS encoded by the coding sequence GTGGCTAAACGAAAGAAGAAAAAGAAAAAAGCGCTGCTTGGCAGCGTTTTAAAATATGAGATTTACGGTATTATGCTTATTACGATTTCCGTAATTGCCTTATCCGGCGAAGCGGCTGTAGGGCGTTCTCTGTCCAGTATGGCAGGATATCTGCTGGGCAGATTTTATTTTGTGCTGCCGCTGTTTGGCATTATTTATGGTCTGATGGTTATGATCCACCGAAAATGGCCGTCCGGCTGGAACAGCCGCTATACTGGGGCAGTGCTGCTTGTGCTGTCGTTATGCCTTATGAGCTCGATTTCAGCCATGCAGCAGAAGCTTGGACCCATATCGATGCTGCATCCCGGCAATGTACTGTCGCAAATACATAATGATCTTTCCGGGGCACTGAAGCCCGGATCCAGCGACAGCGGCGTTTATATGCTGGGCAAGGATATTAGCGGGGGCTACATCGGGGCACTGGAGTTCGCGGCGCTGCTGTGGCTCTTCGGGACATTGGGTGCCAAGCTGATTATGATCGTGATGCTGGCAATCAGCTTCATGCTTGTAACGAATCTTTCCTATGTCGAGCTGTTTGCGTTACTGCGGATCCGTTCGGTGAAGCTGGTGGAAGGCATAAGGCTAAAGGCCGCTAACCGTCCGGCTGCGGTTCCGATTCCGCCCCGTTCTTCCAGAACCGGCAGAGCACCGGTACCGCCGCCTGCGGCGGATGATGACGAGGATGAAGAGGACGAGCCGTCATTGCCAAGAAGGAGCCAGCCGCTGTTCTTCCGGAGAATCGGAGGCTGGCTTAGCGGGACTTCCCAGGCGGACAATCGCGGGGAAGAGGATCAGGAGGACGAGTCATCCGGAATTCTTTTGTCCGGTTCAGGTTCACCTGGTCTTCCAATTATTACAGGAATGGAAGCGGACAGAAGACAAGCTCATTCCGATGATCTCGGGCCCGAATTTCCGGAGGATGATTTGGAGCCGGTTACCCCTATTATCCGTGACTTCTTCGAACATATCCGTTCAGAAGGCTTAAGCGAAGAGGAACGGGATGAGTGGGGCGAATTCTCTCCGGCCGCCCGCAGCGGCAGCCGGAGTCCCGGGATGCAGGGAAGTCCGGCAACAGCTCAGCCTGCTTCCGGTGAGGTTCCGGAGGAGGATGTAACTGTTGAGCTTGACGGGCTTCTTGCAACGGCTGAGAGTGGCGAACCGGTTCCGGCACCGCCGCTTCCGCCGCCGCCCAAGCCCTATAAGCTTCCGCCTTTCCGGCTGCTTGCCAAACCGAACAGCGGAGGTAAAGCGGGTGACCAGAACGATTATATGCAGACTGCCCGCAAGCTTGAAGCCACACTGGAAAGTTTCGGTGTCCGGGCCAAGGTGCTTGAAGTGGTGCGCGGACCGGCTGTTACGCGGTACGAGATTCAGCCTGACATTGGTGTGAAGGTCAGCAGGATCGTCAACCTGACCGATGATATTGCTCTTGCGCTTGCTGCCAAGGATATCCGTATGGAAGCGCCGATTCCCGGCAAGTCGGCGATCGGCATCGAGGTGCCTAACCCTGAAGTCTCCATTGTCACGATGCGTGAGGTGATGGAGACCCAAATTTTCCAAGATGCCGAATCACGCTTGTCGATTGCCTTCGGTCGTGATATTTCCGGCCAGACGATCGTCGGCAATCTTGCTAAGATGCCTCACCTTCTGGTTGCGGGTGCGACAGGATCCGGTAAATCCGTCTGTATTAACGGAATTATCACCAGTATTTTGTATAAAGCCAAACCTGACGAGGTTAAGTTCCTCATGGTTGACCCGAAGATGGTTGAGCTTAATGTCTATAACGGTATTCCGCATCTGCTGGCCCCGGTTGTCACGGATCCCAAGCGGGCAAGTCTGGCCTTGAAGAAGATTGTAGTGGAGATGGAGAAACGTTATGAGCTCTTCTCCAAATCGGGGACGCGTAATGTCGAAGGCTATAACAATCTGATGAAGGACAACCCGGCTGCCATTCTTCCATATATCGTCGTTATTGTGGACGAGCTTGCCGATTTAATGATGGTTGCAGCGAACGATGTAGAGGATGCCATCTGCCGGCTGGCGCAGATGGCGCGCGCCGCAGGGATTCATCTGATCATTGCTACTCAGCGGCCGTCAGTTGATGTTATCACAGGTCTGATCAAAGCCAACATTCCATCGCGGATTGCCTTCGGGGTATCTTCGAACGTCGATTCACGGACAATTCTTGATATGCCGGGTGCCGAGAAGCTGCTGGGACGCGGCGATATGCTCTTCCTGCCGATGGGCGCTTCCAAGCCGGTCCGGGTACAGGGTGCCTTCATGAGCGATCAGGAAGTTGAAGCGATTGTGCAATTCGTCAGTAGCCAGGGAGAAGCCGAATACGATGAATCCCTTGTTCCGGAGGTGGATGAAATGATCTCCGAAGATCAGGAGCCGCAGGATGAACTGTATGAACAGGCGGTTCAGATCGTACTGGAAGCGAAGCAAGCCTCTGTATCATTGCTTCAGCGCCGTATGCGTGTAGGCTACACCCGTGCTGCCCGTCTTATTGATGCCATGGAAGCCCGGTCGGTTATCGGTCCTTACGAGGGAAGCAAGCCTCGTGAAGTGCTGATGTCACTTGAACAGTATCAGCATAACCGGATCAGCTCATAA
- the yfmH gene encoding EF-P 5-aminopentanol modification-associated protein YfmH, with translation MKQIHYDKLQETLYHEVMDNGLQVYVLPKPAFKKTYATFATKYGSVDNHFKVAGGEETTVPDGIAHFLEHKMFEEPEGDIFATFASNGASANAFTSFDQTVYLFSATENIETNLTTLVDFVQRPYFTDENVEKEKGIIGQEINMYADNPDWRVYFGLIEAMYAKHPVHIDIAGTIDSIATITKETLYTCYNSFYHPSNMLLFVVGGVDPEQVFELIRNNQAAKSYDKQGEITRIFEEEPVQVAEKHQESRLAVSMPKCLFGFKEKVEGLTGEAAVRRDLITKLMLDLLLGSSTALYQRLYDEELISDSFGHEFNSSPQYAFSAIGGDTKDPGMLLERIKEEINAVLESGFAEKDFERARKKKIGGYLRMLNSPESIAHEFTRYQFRGGDLFEVLPIYESITLDEVNTRLHEHVDWEQLAVSLVVSP, from the coding sequence GTGAAACAGATCCATTACGACAAACTGCAAGAAACGCTTTATCACGAGGTTATGGATAACGGTCTGCAGGTCTATGTGCTTCCGAAGCCAGCCTTCAAAAAAACCTACGCCACCTTTGCAACGAAATATGGCTCGGTAGACAATCATTTCAAGGTGGCTGGCGGGGAAGAGACAACAGTTCCTGACGGTATAGCCCACTTCCTGGAGCATAAGATGTTTGAGGAGCCGGAAGGCGACATTTTTGCCACATTTGCTTCTAACGGTGCATCGGCAAATGCTTTTACCAGCTTTGATCAGACCGTATACCTATTCTCGGCTACCGAAAATATTGAAACCAATCTTACTACGCTGGTTGATTTCGTGCAGCGCCCTTATTTCACGGATGAAAATGTAGAGAAGGAAAAGGGGATCATTGGGCAGGAAATCAATATGTATGCAGATAATCCGGACTGGCGCGTATACTTCGGTCTGATCGAAGCGATGTATGCTAAACATCCGGTCCATATTGATATTGCAGGTACAATCGATTCTATAGCTACAATCACCAAAGAAACGCTGTATACATGCTACAACTCCTTCTATCATCCCAGCAATATGCTGCTCTTCGTTGTTGGCGGTGTAGATCCTGAGCAGGTGTTTGAGCTGATCCGCAATAACCAGGCAGCCAAGTCTTACGATAAGCAGGGCGAAATCACCCGTATATTCGAAGAAGAACCCGTCCAGGTTGCGGAGAAGCATCAAGAAAGCCGACTGGCCGTGTCTATGCCGAAATGCCTGTTCGGATTTAAGGAAAAGGTGGAAGGCCTGACCGGGGAAGCGGCAGTACGGCGTGACCTGATAACCAAATTGATGCTCGATCTGCTGCTTGGAAGCAGCACAGCGCTATATCAGAGGCTATACGATGAAGAACTGATCTCTGACAGCTTCGGGCATGAATTTAACAGTTCCCCGCAGTATGCTTTCTCAGCGATTGGCGGAGATACCAAAGACCCGGGTATGCTCCTAGAGCGGATCAAAGAAGAAATCAATGCGGTTCTTGAATCAGGGTTTGCGGAGAAGGACTTTGAACGGGCACGCAAAAAGAAAATCGGCGGATATCTGCGGATGCTGAATTCACCGGAGAGTATTGCCCACGAATTCACACGTTACCAGTTCCGCGGCGGAGACCTGTTCGAAGTGCTTCCAATTTATGAATCAATTACACTGGATGAGGTCAATACCCGCCTGCATGAACATGTGGACTGGGAACAGCTTGCGGTGTCGCTTGTGGTGAGTCCTTAA
- a CDS encoding DUF3388 domain-containing protein produces the protein MEYKQWYMEYKIHKNRPGLLGDIASMLGMLEVNILTINGVEGKTRGMLLETSDDEKIMLMGEMLKKVDNITVTALRSPRLVDKLAVRHGRYIDRDSDDRKTFRFTRDELGLLVDFLGELFKREGNQVIGLRGMPRVGKTESIIAGSVCAQKRWTFVSSTLLRQTVRSQLAEDEMNPHNVFIIDGIVSTIRSNEKHYNLLQQVMGMPSTKVIEHPDIFVRESEYTFDDFDIIIELRNNPAEEILYDSFTTSYSDDL, from the coding sequence GTGGAATATAAACAGTGGTATATGGAGTACAAGATACATAAGAACAGACCCGGTCTGCTTGGAGATATCGCTTCGATGCTCGGAATGCTGGAAGTCAATATCCTGACCATTAACGGTGTGGAAGGCAAAACCCGCGGAATGCTGCTTGAAACAAGCGATGACGAAAAGATTATGCTGATGGGTGAAATGCTCAAAAAAGTGGATAATATTACGGTTACGGCACTGCGTTCTCCACGTCTTGTGGATAAGCTGGCCGTCCGTCATGGACGATATATTGACCGGGATTCGGATGACCGCAAGACATTCCGCTTTACCCGGGATGAGCTGGGGCTGCTCGTGGACTTCCTCGGTGAATTGTTTAAAAGGGAAGGCAATCAGGTTATAGGACTAAGGGGCATGCCGCGTGTAGGCAAAACGGAATCTATTATCGCCGGCAGTGTCTGCGCTCAGAAGCGCTGGACGTTTGTATCATCAACACTTTTGCGGCAAACCGTGCGCAGCCAGCTGGCTGAGGATGAAATGAACCCGCATAATGTCTTCATTATTGACGGAATTGTAAGCACAATCCGCTCTAACGAGAAGCATTATAATCTGCTGCAGCAAGTTATGGGTATGCCGAGCACGAAGGTGATTGAGCATCCGGATATTTTTGTACGGGAATCCGAGTATACCTTTGACGACTTCGATATTATTATCGAGCTGCGCAATAACCCTGCAGAAGAGATATTGTACGACTCGTTTACGACGAGCTACAGTGATGATCTATAA
- a CDS encoding ClpP family protease yields MSNNEGIQPEEVKPASQEPILPGTVGVLKELGQTVVPSGEPDIFCMTIIGQIEGHFVLPPHNKTTKYEHIIPQLVAAEQNKNIKGLLIILNTVGGDVEAGLAIAEMIASLSKPTVTVVIGGGHSIGVPIAVASSYSIIAESATMTIHPIRMNGLVIGVPQTFEYMERMQERMVRFVTSHSRISEQQFKDLMFKTGELNRDIGTAVGGYDAVKYGLMDEVGGIGAALAHLNTMIAGMSASNVSGDPMQGGLTQ; encoded by the coding sequence ATGAGCAATAACGAGGGAATTCAGCCGGAGGAGGTAAAACCTGCCTCTCAAGAACCAATTCTTCCCGGAACGGTCGGGGTACTGAAAGAATTGGGGCAGACGGTGGTCCCGAGCGGGGAACCGGATATTTTCTGCATGACAATTATCGGCCAGATCGAAGGGCATTTCGTGCTGCCGCCACATAATAAGACAACCAAATATGAGCACATCATTCCTCAGCTCGTTGCGGCGGAGCAGAACAAGAATATCAAAGGCCTTCTGATCATTCTCAATACCGTCGGGGGCGATGTGGAGGCAGGGCTGGCAATTGCCGAGATGATAGCTTCTTTATCCAAGCCAACTGTTACTGTGGTCATCGGCGGCGGTCATAGCATCGGTGTGCCTATCGCTGTAGCCTCAAGCTATTCAATCATTGCGGAAAGCGCGACGATGACAATTCATCCGATCCGCATGAACGGGCTGGTGATCGGTGTACCGCAGACGTTTGAATATATGGAGCGCATGCAGGAGCGGATGGTCCGGTTTGTCACCTCTCATTCCCGGATCAGTGAACAGCAATTTAAGGATCTGATGTTCAAAACAGGTGAGCTTAACCGCGATATCGGTACAGCAGTTGGAGGTTATGATGCCGTTAAATATGGCCTAATGGATGAGGTAGGCGGGATAGGGGCTGCCCTGGCCCATCTTAATACTATGATTGCCGGCATGTCTGCTTCGAATGTATCCGGTGATCCGATGCAGGGAGGGCTGACTCAATGA
- the ymfI gene encoding elongation factor P 5-aminopentanone reductase, which yields MALPGESSKPIGEMTVLITGGSGGIGGAIAERFASVGMNIVIHYMHSHEAANDVARRCLALGAKVMTVAADMKDRSQLLRMAERLESSGMLPDILVNNAGKAHYGMLADVTEEEWDEVMAVNLKGTFLCSQIFMPYMISQRYGRIINVSSVWGISGASCEVAYSASKGGVNAFTKALAKELAPSGVTVNAVAPGAVNTAMLNNLQEDELRMLEDEIPAGRLATPEEVASLVYFLALPESGYITGQVISPNGGWIT from the coding sequence ATGGCCTTACCGGGAGAGAGCAGTAAACCAATAGGGGAAATGACAGTGCTCATTACAGGGGGCAGCGGGGGGATTGGCGGAGCCATCGCTGAACGCTTTGCTTCTGTCGGGATGAACATTGTCATTCATTATATGCATTCGCATGAAGCGGCAAATGATGTAGCCCGGCGCTGCCTGGCGCTGGGAGCCAAGGTAATGACAGTGGCTGCGGACATGAAAGACCGCAGCCAGCTTTTACGTATGGCTGAAAGGCTGGAAAGCAGCGGTATGCTTCCTGATATTCTGGTCAACAATGCCGGAAAGGCGCATTATGGCATGCTTGCTGATGTGACGGAGGAAGAATGGGATGAGGTTATGGCGGTCAATTTAAAGGGGACTTTTTTGTGCAGCCAGATCTTCATGCCCTACATGATCTCCCAGCGGTACGGCCGGATCATTAATGTATCCTCCGTCTGGGGGATTTCCGGCGCTTCCTGTGAGGTGGCTTATTCCGCCAGCAAGGGCGGTGTGAATGCTTTTACAAAGGCGCTGGCCAAGGAGCTGGCTCCTTCAGGAGTAACGGTGAATGCTGTGGCTCCCGGAGCAGTCAACACAGCCATGCTGAACAATCTGCAGGAAGATGAGCTGCGGATGCTGGAGGACGAAATCCCTGCGGGCCGTCTGGCTACACCGGAGGAAGTGGCTTCGCTTGTTTATTTTCTTGCCCTTCCGGAATCCGGCTATATCACGGGTCAGGTAATCAGTCCGAACGGCGGCTGGATTACATAA
- a CDS encoding YlzJ-like family protein, translated as MTFYTVLPLEQIFEGAISTAQPTMEVNIQGMLMQVEQLESGQARIVRLLGCPLDKYLDPAFAPGTVIDFSK; from the coding sequence ATGACCTTTTATACAGTGCTGCCGCTGGAGCAGATTTTCGAGGGGGCTATCAGCACTGCTCAGCCGACGATGGAAGTGAACATTCAGGGAATGTTAATGCAAGTTGAGCAGCTTGAGAGCGGACAGGCACGGATTGTAAGACTGCTTGGGTGTCCCTTGGACAAGTATCTTGATCCGGCTTTTGCTCCTGGAACAGTCATAGATTTTAGTAAATAA
- a CDS encoding DUF3243 domain-containing protein, giving the protein MSTETVVKNFDTWKSFLGERVIQAEKMGMSDETITKLAFEIGEFLDKKVDPGNYSNRAIKELWDVGTDDEKHTIAGLMVKLAKKNA; this is encoded by the coding sequence ATGTCAACAGAAACCGTAGTGAAGAACTTTGATACATGGAAGAGCTTTTTGGGTGAACGGGTCATTCAGGCTGAAAAAATGGGGATGAGCGATGAAACCATCACCAAGCTGGCTTTTGAAATCGGGGAATTCCTCGACAAAAAAGTCGATCCGGGCAACTACTCTAACCGTGCGATCAAAGAGCTGTGGGATGTCGGTACGGACGATGAGAAGCACACCATTGCTGGGCTCATGGTCAAGCTGGCGAAGAAAAACGCATAG